In Reichenbachiella agarivorans, one genomic interval encodes:
- a CDS encoding LytR/AlgR family response regulator transcription factor, protein MDAYNILIVEDDSQIAESLSEILEILNHKVVGIAESYDQAVSFLEKDDIELVLLDIQIKGTKSGIDVAERIRADFKVPFIFTTAFADKETIKKASTHSPYGYIVKPYGIKDINAGIEIAIENHKNFKSAKSSDEGVFNRESLFVKANSRIVRINIDDILYIEAKGDYAIFKTLEKGYIVHTTFKNVENSLDPDQFVKVHRSYIVNVNKVVDIEENNLLINEQVIPISRGQRGHLLSKLNPI, encoded by the coding sequence ATGGACGCATACAATATACTGATTGTCGAGGACGACAGTCAAATCGCTGAATCACTATCAGAGATCCTTGAAATACTGAACCACAAAGTCGTAGGTATCGCAGAATCCTATGATCAAGCTGTTAGTTTTTTGGAGAAAGATGACATTGAACTGGTCTTGCTGGATATACAGATTAAGGGAACCAAAAGTGGGATAGATGTAGCTGAACGGATCAGGGCAGATTTTAAGGTTCCTTTCATCTTTACGACTGCTTTTGCCGACAAGGAAACCATCAAGAAGGCTTCCACCCATAGTCCTTATGGTTACATTGTCAAGCCATATGGAATCAAAGACATCAATGCCGGGATAGAAATCGCTATCGAAAACCACAAGAACTTTAAAAGTGCTAAATCTAGCGATGAAGGAGTATTCAACAGAGAGAGTCTTTTCGTCAAGGCCAATTCACGCATCGTACGTATCAATATCGATGATATATTGTACATAGAAGCAAAAGGTGACTATGCCATATTCAAAACCCTAGAGAAGGGTTATATCGTGCATACAACTTTCAAAAATGTAGAGAATAGCTTAGACCCAGATCAGTTTGTCAAAGTACATAGGTCGTATATCGTCAATGTCAATAAGGTCGTGGATATCGAGGAAAACAACTTGTTGATCAATGAGCAGGTTATTCCAATATCCAGGGGACAAAGAGGACATCTCCTCAGCAAACTTAATCCGATATAG
- a CDS encoding glycosyltransferase, which produces MINQLKIGMVTAYPPSKTTLNEYGFHLTRHFQDKGEVEELQLYVEHLPDNQKYESDSDKLKFIPCWSFNAMGNAFSILKQIRKHKPDVVIINLQFLLFGDKKVAAALGLMLPGLLRLFEYKNIVLLHNIMEEVDLTKAGLTSNPVLKWAYGIIGNILTRFILTANLVGVTIEKYVDVLKAKYKKKNIVLLPHGSFEVPPTPDYSIPEGPRQVMTFGKFGTYKKVEVLIEAIIEVRKRVSFPIELVVAGTDNPNVAGYLDGVQEKYKAVPDMVFTGYVEEEDVPRIFKPSTAVVFPYTSTTGSSGVLHQAGSYGKAAILPNLGDLALLVEEEGYRGEFFEPENVESLAKAIELLLTDDAYRNQLERANFRAAASLSMADIADWYLIHIDKLLDKH; this is translated from the coding sequence ATGATCAATCAACTAAAAATCGGGATGGTCACAGCATATCCCCCAAGCAAAACCACGCTTAATGAATATGGGTTTCATTTGACTCGACATTTTCAGGACAAAGGAGAAGTGGAAGAACTTCAACTCTATGTCGAACATCTCCCCGACAATCAGAAGTATGAAAGTGATAGTGATAAACTGAAGTTCATTCCATGCTGGAGTTTCAATGCCATGGGAAATGCCTTTTCAATCCTGAAACAAATCCGAAAACACAAACCTGATGTAGTCATCATCAATCTACAATTCCTATTGTTTGGAGACAAGAAAGTAGCTGCTGCGTTGGGGTTGATGCTTCCTGGATTATTACGATTGTTTGAATACAAGAATATTGTATTGCTACACAACATCATGGAAGAGGTCGATCTCACCAAAGCAGGATTAACCTCCAATCCCGTACTGAAATGGGCATATGGTATAATTGGTAATATACTTACCAGATTTATCCTAACAGCCAATCTGGTAGGTGTGACTATTGAGAAATATGTCGATGTGTTAAAAGCCAAGTACAAAAAGAAGAACATTGTATTGCTTCCACACGGATCGTTCGAAGTTCCCCCTACTCCAGATTACAGCATTCCAGAAGGTCCTCGCCAAGTCATGACCTTTGGTAAATTTGGCACTTACAAAAAAGTCGAGGTACTCATAGAAGCGATCATTGAAGTAAGAAAGAGAGTGTCCTTTCCAATAGAACTAGTAGTCGCAGGTACGGACAATCCCAATGTTGCTGGATACTTAGATGGTGTACAAGAGAAGTATAAAGCGGTACCTGATATGGTTTTCACAGGCTATGTAGAGGAAGAAGATGTTCCTAGAATATTCAAACCCTCCACTGCAGTGGTATTCCCATACACTTCTACGACAGGTAGCTCTGGTGTCTTGCATCAAGCGGGTAGTTATGGCAAAGCCGCTATTTTACCAAACTTGGGAGACTTGGCCCTTTTGGTGGAAGAAGAAGGCTATAGAGGAGAATTCTTTGAGCCAGAAAATGTAGAAAGTTTGGCCAAGGCGATTGAATTATTGCTAACTGATGACGCTTATAGAAATCAGCTGGAAAGAGCAAATTTCCGCGCTGCTGCTTCATTGAGTATGGCAGATATTGCTGATTGGTATTTGATCCATATCGACAAGCTGTTAGATAAGCACTAG
- a CDS encoding FIST signal transduction protein, whose product MLLTTTNCSEILDHFSTTAVNLILVGEKTPIDISQLIDEANARDLKLAGGIFPMIIFENEHLDSGVILKHIESCVMEPVLIKDFDTIPVHNQLPTSSPDMNSCIVLFDGLMNHVSSLLDSLYEEYWNQMNFVGAGCGSASLEQSPCIICNDGFFDNAALLLIVKREINLGVNHGWTEVEGPFVANKTEGNKILELNWRPAYDIYKEVVELNSQDQFAQKEFVEISQGYPFGIKREGKEDMVRDPIIVDEQGALLCLGDIPKNASLNILSGSRADLIKSAGKAAEKAIQDISPIDIFLVDCITRVLYLETEFNDELQAIKNVVKERNDTLNVEGVLSLGEVSTSKGGFLDLYNKTIVVAAMY is encoded by the coding sequence ATGTTACTTACTACAACCAATTGTTCAGAAATTCTCGATCACTTCAGTACCACAGCAGTGAATCTTATTTTAGTCGGAGAAAAAACACCTATAGATATATCTCAATTGATAGATGAAGCCAATGCGAGAGATTTAAAACTTGCAGGAGGGATATTCCCAATGATCATATTTGAGAATGAGCACCTGGACAGTGGCGTGATTCTCAAGCACATTGAGTCCTGTGTTATGGAACCGGTATTGATCAAAGATTTTGATACTATACCAGTCCATAATCAGCTCCCAACAAGCAGCCCAGACATGAATTCATGTATTGTGTTGTTTGATGGATTGATGAATCATGTGTCATCCTTGTTGGACAGTTTGTACGAGGAATATTGGAATCAAATGAATTTTGTAGGAGCAGGCTGTGGCTCTGCTAGTCTAGAACAGTCACCATGCATCATTTGCAATGATGGCTTCTTTGACAATGCAGCGCTACTCCTCATTGTCAAAAGGGAGATAAACTTGGGTGTAAATCATGGATGGACAGAGGTCGAAGGTCCCTTTGTGGCCAACAAAACCGAAGGGAACAAAATCCTAGAATTAAATTGGAGACCAGCATACGATATATATAAGGAGGTAGTGGAACTCAACTCTCAGGACCAATTTGCGCAGAAAGAGTTCGTCGAAATTTCGCAAGGCTATCCTTTTGGAATCAAAAGAGAAGGGAAAGAAGACATGGTGAGAGATCCCATTATAGTGGATGAACAAGGTGCTTTGCTTTGTCTTGGTGATATTCCAAAAAACGCTAGTCTCAATATTTTGTCAGGATCTAGAGCTGATTTGATCAAGAGTGCAGGCAAGGCAGCAGAAAAGGCTATCCAAGATATTTCACCAATTGATATTTTCTTAGTAGATTGTATTACGAGGGTTTTGTATTTAGAAACTGAATTCAATGATGAGCTTCAAGCAATCAAGAATGTTGTGAAAGAAAGAAATGACACGTTAAATGTGGAGGGAGTACTCTCTCTGGGAGAAGTCTCAACATCTAAAGGAGGTTTTTTGGATTTGTATAACAAAACCATAGTTGTAGCTGCCATGTATTAA
- a CDS encoding sensor histidine kinase, with protein MNLSLDLLSLLYELSLTNLNYRDPEDTARKFIRKFLSRKSLQYGAVWRIQKGDSSKITFRRIYSMPKTEDVHEIAAARFHEAFINQESCFCDQSIFEDVTLKGKYGYFKLGEFGLLELFCESISDEEFNPVAFYPFADVIKQFAISLESGYAHQNLQEEIEQRHLAEARVIASEDKFRRIIDSIDLGLLEVDNHDVIQHANKSFLEHFGYKWQEIDGKRASEIFVGSEETESIDKIAEQNLLRERGDSSSYEVMLRDKDGNKKWMIISGSPNYDENNELVGSIGIHLDITDQKRLEEDNQFKDYRLERLFQMSLDALITTDDQGKIIEWNPQAEVIFGYSFDEIKGKMLTETIIPKQHREAHKKGMEHFHRTGEGPVLNKRIEISALHKKGHEFPIELTVFPIPFKDTHFISAFIRDITEVKKGQANLERTISRQKELNNMKSQFISMTSHELRTPLTTIRSNTELASFQLVNSEDLNRERLQKNITRINDNVERLNTLINNILIIGQVDSNKVPFNPEKVVLSTYIKERVLPNLVHDREPIQFTVKGHETPALLDKNLFWHIMSNLLENALKYSPEAKSPELSVDFEAAHVIKINIKDYGMGIPEEDIGQLFDSFFRASNVGNIQGTGLGLSIVNEFIKLHEGTINVTSKLNTGTIFTILIPKIT; from the coding sequence ATGAATTTAAGCTTGGACTTACTGTCTTTGTTGTATGAGCTGAGTCTCACCAACCTCAATTATCGAGATCCTGAAGATACCGCTCGTAAATTCATACGAAAATTTTTGTCTAGAAAGTCACTGCAGTATGGTGCAGTATGGCGCATCCAAAAAGGAGATAGCAGTAAGATTACTTTTAGAAGGATCTATTCCATGCCTAAAACGGAGGATGTCCATGAGATTGCTGCAGCTAGATTTCATGAAGCCTTCATTAATCAAGAGTCCTGCTTCTGCGATCAATCGATATTTGAAGACGTAACATTGAAGGGCAAGTATGGCTATTTCAAGTTGGGTGAATTCGGTTTGCTGGAGCTATTCTGTGAGAGCATATCTGATGAGGAGTTCAATCCTGTTGCCTTTTATCCCTTTGCAGATGTGATCAAACAGTTTGCAATCAGTCTGGAAAGTGGCTATGCTCATCAAAACTTACAAGAGGAAATAGAACAACGACATTTGGCTGAAGCTAGGGTGATCGCTAGCGAAGATAAATTTCGCAGAATCATCGATAGTATCGATTTGGGACTTTTGGAAGTGGATAATCATGATGTAATCCAGCATGCAAACAAGTCTTTTCTAGAGCATTTTGGATACAAGTGGCAGGAAATAGATGGAAAAAGGGCGTCAGAAATATTTGTAGGAAGCGAAGAAACTGAATCAATCGATAAAATTGCAGAACAAAACCTACTCCGTGAGCGAGGAGATTCTAGCTCATATGAAGTAATGCTTCGTGACAAGGATGGCAATAAGAAATGGATGATCATTAGTGGCTCTCCCAATTATGACGAGAACAATGAATTGGTAGGGTCTATTGGGATTCATCTGGATATTACTGACCAGAAAAGACTTGAAGAGGACAATCAATTTAAGGACTATAGATTAGAAAGGCTGTTTCAAATGTCCTTGGATGCATTGATTACCACAGATGACCAAGGCAAGATCATAGAATGGAATCCTCAGGCCGAAGTGATTTTTGGCTACTCTTTTGATGAAATCAAAGGAAAGATGTTGACTGAGACCATTATACCAAAACAACACCGAGAAGCACATAAGAAGGGTATGGAGCATTTTCATCGAACAGGTGAAGGCCCTGTATTGAACAAGCGGATTGAGATCTCAGCACTGCACAAGAAGGGACATGAGTTTCCAATAGAATTGACAGTGTTTCCTATTCCATTTAAAGACACCCATTTTATCAGTGCATTCATACGAGATATTACAGAGGTCAAAAAAGGTCAGGCCAATTTAGAAAGGACTATCAGTAGGCAAAAGGAACTCAACAATATGAAGTCCCAATTCATCTCCATGACCTCACATGAGTTGCGGACACCGTTGACTACCATTCGTTCCAATACAGAGTTGGCTTCCTTTCAGTTGGTCAATAGTGAAGATCTCAACCGAGAGAGATTACAAAAAAATATCACCCGAATCAATGACAATGTTGAGCGCCTCAATACTTTGATCAATAACATACTGATCATAGGTCAGGTAGATTCGAATAAAGTTCCGTTCAACCCTGAAAAAGTGGTTCTCTCAACTTACATTAAGGAAAGAGTACTTCCTAACTTAGTACATGACAGAGAACCGATTCAATTTACCGTCAAAGGCCATGAAACACCTGCGTTATTGGATAAAAATCTATTCTGGCATATCATGAGTAACCTCCTGGAGAATGCGCTCAAATATAGCCCAGAAGCCAAAAGTCCTGAGTTGTCAGTAGATTTTGAAGCAGCACATGTGATCAAGATTAATATCAAGGATTACGGTATGGGGATCCCAGAAGAGGATATAGGCCAACTGTTTGATTCATTCTTTAGAGCCTCCAATGTGGGTAACATTCAGGGTACAGGTTTGGGCTTATCTATTGTTAATGAGTTTATTAAACTACACGAGGGCACAATAAATGTGACTAGCAAATTAAATACAGGCACAATATTTACTATCTTAATTCCTAAAATCACCTAA
- a CDS encoding tetratricopeptide repeat protein produces the protein MKIRNTYTLKVTLLIILCSHILSSYGQDMKAGFAMLESGQFQSAEKFFGKTLTDYPDNKTAKLCFGRATGLSGNTDAAIQIFEELLQEYPGDMEVRLNLAEAYLWKKDGKSAVVDYLSIIKQDSTLFAAQLGLANSYSMTQNYGSAYATIQTAIDLDPNNQQAALSRKYITLGLANELASRKHLYDSALTLVDKNLKYNPKDQESLQLKATIYLIAGEFESSDDIYLQLSDTLASIKGQSLTAHLLEDNELALNLADSLVSMASIQKDTSKIMDAHLHYVTALLWNEKISIAGSYLDSLSNLFPFSPEMIATQAQIAMYGADFKKGSKKYDDYLALMPKSFGGNLGKADAMHALGLDNIAYQYAFRTLTYYPGQKDAANFIERLNAQHSPQAYAGYVYTYSSDGSVSTGYQLEGKISLSPRWSTAINYQQKHYGSKIAESGESYIESTGLSLTHQLNATIKLQAAYGVSKLQLSDTMRADYRSRLNLSAQLLISKSQSMTIGYFSEIQDFNQALIQQKLKVSNFVIKNSFFWKESNLGWYSELYRSYFSDGNTKNLLFTSLYKNLTKKPAIKAGINYTIMNFSENKPEQYYSPKLYNQMELFTGLMYNKLPVDLSWDLAGGFQMVDGMTQPTWRTKLALSKKIGRLNTEVSGAYSSISSSQYNGFSHLELRGQLTYRLSDKPIFFKRIASSTISD, from the coding sequence ATGAAAATCAGGAACACATACACACTAAAAGTAACACTGCTTATTATTTTATGTTCGCACATCTTAAGCAGCTATGGCCAGGACATGAAGGCAGGATTTGCCATGCTTGAATCAGGACAATTTCAATCGGCAGAAAAATTCTTCGGCAAGACGCTGACCGACTACCCTGATAATAAGACTGCCAAACTTTGTTTTGGTCGTGCTACTGGACTATCAGGTAACACCGATGCTGCAATTCAAATCTTCGAGGAGCTATTGCAGGAATACCCAGGTGACATGGAAGTGAGACTAAACCTGGCTGAGGCCTACCTCTGGAAAAAAGATGGCAAATCTGCAGTTGTGGATTACTTATCCATCATCAAACAAGATTCCACCTTGTTTGCTGCTCAATTGGGATTGGCCAACAGCTATTCCATGACACAAAATTATGGATCAGCTTATGCCACAATTCAAACAGCAATCGATCTCGATCCAAACAATCAACAAGCTGCACTCTCTAGAAAATATATCACGCTTGGACTAGCCAATGAACTAGCGTCTAGAAAGCATCTATATGACAGTGCCTTGACTTTGGTTGACAAAAACCTGAAGTATAATCCAAAGGATCAGGAATCATTGCAACTCAAAGCAACGATTTACCTCATCGCTGGTGAATTTGAATCTTCTGACGATATCTACCTTCAACTTTCAGATACTTTGGCATCTATCAAAGGACAATCTCTTACGGCTCACCTATTGGAAGACAATGAGCTTGCATTAAATCTTGCAGACTCCTTGGTGAGTATGGCGAGTATTCAAAAAGATACTTCCAAAATCATGGATGCTCACTTACACTATGTGACCGCTCTACTTTGGAATGAGAAAATCTCAATAGCAGGTAGCTATTTAGATTCATTGTCTAACCTATTTCCTTTTAGCCCTGAGATGATCGCTACTCAGGCGCAAATCGCCATGTACGGAGCGGACTTCAAAAAGGGCTCTAAAAAATATGACGACTACTTGGCCCTCATGCCTAAATCCTTTGGTGGCAATTTGGGTAAAGCTGATGCCATGCATGCGCTAGGCTTGGACAATATAGCTTACCAATATGCATTTCGTACCTTGACCTACTATCCTGGTCAAAAGGATGCTGCCAACTTCATAGAAAGACTCAATGCACAACATAGCCCACAAGCATATGCCGGATATGTATATACCTACTCTAGCGATGGAAGTGTGTCTACTGGCTATCAACTAGAAGGAAAAATCAGTCTCTCTCCAAGGTGGTCAACTGCCATCAACTATCAACAAAAACATTATGGTTCGAAGATCGCCGAATCAGGAGAATCATATATCGAAAGTACTGGTCTATCATTGACGCACCAATTGAATGCGACCATCAAATTGCAGGCAGCGTACGGTGTATCCAAACTGCAACTGAGCGATACGATGCGTGCTGACTACCGTAGCAGGTTAAATCTTTCAGCACAGCTATTGATTTCCAAGTCACAATCTATGACGATTGGGTATTTCAGTGAAATACAAGATTTTAATCAGGCATTGATTCAGCAAAAACTGAAGGTGTCCAACTTTGTGATCAAGAATTCATTCTTCTGGAAAGAAAGCAACCTAGGTTGGTACTCTGAGCTCTATAGAAGTTACTTTTCTGATGGAAATACCAAGAACCTTTTGTTCACTTCTCTCTACAAAAACCTCACAAAAAAACCAGCCATCAAAGCTGGTATCAACTATACTATCATGAATTTTAGTGAGAACAAGCCAGAGCAATACTATTCCCCTAAGTTGTATAATCAAATGGAACTATTTACAGGACTCATGTACAACAAGCTTCCTGTAGATCTGAGTTGGGACTTGGCTGGTGGTTTTCAAATGGTAGATGGAATGACACAACCAACTTGGCGTACCAAACTTGCGCTATCTAAGAAAATAGGCCGATTGAATACCGAGGTAAGTGGCGCATACAGTTCCATCTCTAGTTCACAATACAATGGGTTTTCACACCTCGAATTGAGAGGTCAACTCACTTACAGATTATCTGACAAGCCTATTTTCTTCAAGAGAATCGCCTCTTCTACTATATCGGATTAA
- a CDS encoding STAS domain-containing protein, protein MKIHITAGDIMQPSDWNDLVSIVSSRAMEAQDFRIDMEKCQEIDLAQFNALVMLYVKLRRQRKQLSYVNCSHPSIQKFINKTQFDHVFSN, encoded by the coding sequence ATGAAAATACACATCACAGCAGGAGACATCATGCAGCCATCAGATTGGAACGACTTGGTCTCTATCGTCAGCAGCAGAGCCATGGAGGCACAAGATTTCAGGATAGATATGGAAAAATGTCAAGAGATAGACTTGGCGCAGTTCAATGCACTTGTTATGCTTTATGTCAAACTAAGAAGACAGCGCAAGCAATTGAGCTACGTGAACTGCTCACACCCTTCTATACAAAAATTCATCAACAAAACTCAATTTGATCATGTATTCAGTAACTAA
- a CDS encoding oligosaccharide flippase family protein: protein MYSVTNELAKPVQLRAYFTPVRIFLISTMLVNGGNYAYNLVLGRVLTPSQFAEAGILVTLLLAFSFLAMTFQIVSAKYSIELEGIDKVAFRQWITKISLWAGGILSLLVMLASGSISEFFHIDNTWALPTFSLALPLYFLMSVKRGFLQGTEKFVELSTSYQTEMWVRLLMTFALIFLLDGEATTWVSLAIVASVLVGYQMTGKTSKVSMSSARFEQSQLVWRFFLLTAAYECAQIIINYSDIIMVKHYFDSHQAGLYTSMALIGRMIYFVTWMVVMILIPRIVKLRKEGKAFKTQLLQYILVISVFSIGIASFAFFFPNLIVLTLFGEAYMAIAPYLWLYAFATMLFALSNVFVYYFLSIDQYLPVYIAIFMGLMQVVLIYFFHESLVQVIYVQIFNLNILLVVQVLFFVRKA from the coding sequence ATGTATTCAGTAACTAATGAACTCGCAAAACCGGTACAGCTCAGAGCCTATTTCACGCCGGTTAGGATTTTCTTGATTAGCACCATGCTGGTCAACGGAGGCAATTATGCATATAACTTGGTGCTAGGAAGGGTATTGACACCTTCACAGTTTGCAGAGGCAGGGATATTGGTTACTTTACTTTTGGCATTTTCATTCTTAGCCATGACCTTTCAGATAGTCTCTGCTAAGTATAGCATAGAGCTGGAGGGAATAGACAAGGTTGCTTTCAGACAATGGATTACTAAGATTAGTCTTTGGGCAGGAGGGATCTTGTCATTGCTTGTTATGTTGGCTAGTGGTTCTATTTCGGAGTTCTTTCATATAGACAATACTTGGGCACTACCCACTTTTTCTTTGGCTTTGCCTTTGTATTTCCTGATGAGTGTTAAAAGAGGCTTTTTGCAGGGTACTGAAAAATTCGTAGAGCTATCGACATCTTATCAAACCGAAATGTGGGTAAGGTTGCTGATGACTTTTGCACTGATCTTTTTACTTGATGGAGAAGCCACGACTTGGGTTTCGTTGGCAATAGTAGCCTCTGTATTGGTAGGGTATCAGATGACGGGTAAGACCTCAAAAGTATCGATGAGCTCTGCTCGATTCGAACAGTCTCAACTTGTCTGGAGATTTTTTCTATTGACAGCAGCTTATGAGTGCGCACAGATTATTATCAACTACAGTGATATTATCATGGTCAAGCACTACTTCGATAGTCATCAGGCTGGTTTATATACATCTATGGCATTGATTGGTCGCATGATTTATTTCGTCACTTGGATGGTTGTCATGATCTTGATCCCTCGTATTGTCAAGCTTCGCAAAGAAGGTAAGGCATTTAAGACACAACTATTGCAGTATATCTTGGTGATATCTGTCTTCTCTATTGGGATTGCATCTTTCGCATTTTTCTTTCCTAATCTGATTGTATTGACACTATTTGGTGAAGCATACATGGCAATTGCTCCTTACTTGTGGCTATATGCTTTCGCCACGATGCTCTTTGCTCTGTCCAATGTTTTTGTTTATTACTTTTTATCGATCGATCAATATTTGCCTGTGTACATCGCCATATTTATGGGACTCATGCAAGTTGTTTTGATCTACTTCTTTCATGAAAGTCTGGTTCAGGTTATTTATGTTCAAATCTTCAACCTAAATATTTTATTGGTAGTACAAGTATTGTTCTTTGTTAGAAAAGCCTAG